GGCGGCAGCGCGCTCACCTGGCCTTCTTCCAGGCCACCTCGTTGCGCAGGTAGACCGGCTGCACCAGGTGGGCCGGCTGCCCGCCCCCCGCCTCCAGCTCGGCCATGGCCAGCAGCGCCATCTCCTCGGCAGCGGCCTCGGCCTCAGGCAGGCGCTGGCTCATCCCCGCCTGCACCTCGACGGGCATCTGCTCCCAGAGGCCCCAGCCGGAGCCGATGCCGACCCAGTCGTGGTCGTCGTGACCAGCCGGCAGGCGCAGCCGCTCAGGAGGCATCACGGCCTCCTCGAGGAGGGGCTCCGGCAGGCCGTCGCGGCACTGCCAGGCGGCCACGTAGATCTCGCCCATGCGCGCATCCAGGGCGGTGACCAGCCAGCGGAAGTGATGGCGACGGTGAGCGCCCAGCGCCAGGGCCGCCAGG
The Halomonas alkalicola DNA segment above includes these coding regions:
- the tsaB gene encoding tRNA (adenosine(37)-N6)-threonylcarbamoyltransferase complex dimerization subunit type 1 TsaB, with amino-acid sequence MSILLALDASSSACSAALLRRRAGAEDELLSRFEMTPREHTRRLLPMVDEVLAEAGIAPSALDAVAYGRGPGSFTGLRIAAGAAQGLAYGLDRPLIGVSTLAALALGAHRRHHFRWLVTALDARMGEIYVAAWQCRDGLPEPLLEEAVMPPERLRLPAGHDDHDWVGIGSGWGLWEQMPVEVQAGMSQRLPEAEAAAEEMALLAMAELEAGGGQPAHLVQPVYLRNEVAWKKAR